The sequence CTTATGTGTCAGTATGCACAAAAATGTTTTTACCTTTTAGATGAAAAAGACTATATATTTACCAAGTCTAATGGAAGCCGATTAGATGGTGAGGCTCTTTATGAACGTCATAGGCTTTTCCTTCAAAAAGCAAGAATTCCGTATATTGGTGGAGGAAGAGGTCCAAGACTGCACGACTGGCGTCATACTTTTTCTGTGCAATCATTTAAGCAAATGGTTGATTCTGGCCTAGATATGTACGTAGCGCTCCCCATTCTATCCAGTTATCTCGGCCACAAAACAATATATGCTACTGAGAGATATGTTCGACTGACAATGAGTCTGTATCCGTATATTGAGGATCGTTTTAAAGACAAAGTAAATAAGGTGTTCGGCGAGGTGGACAAACATGAAATCCACTGATTTTGCAATGTACCTTAACAAATATTTTACCGTTTACCTTCCAAATGTTAAGGGTATGACACCATTAACAATTGATTCTTACAGATACACTTTTATACTTTTCTTGACGTGCTTGCAGGAAGAACTTAATATTTCTGCAAACAGAGTACAGATGTCTGACCTTTCGTATAAGAACGTACTTCTATTCCTGGAATGGCTTCAGAAACAACGTCTAAACAGTATATCAACAAGGAACCAGAGGCAGGCAGCAATCAATAGTTTTGTAAGGTTTCTAATGTATGAATTTCCTGAGTGTCTAGATAATTATCAACGAATCGTAGGGATTCCGATAAAAAAAGCACCGCAGAAAGAAATATCCTACATGAAAACAGATGGGGTAAAATTAATGATGTCTCAGATAGATGTCGCTTCTTCTGGAGGGTTGCGAGATTATGTCATGTTGTCCCTTCTCTATACTACAGGCATGCGTGTCAGCGAACTCATAAGTATCCGGGTAAAAGATTTATCCCTTTATGAACCATACACGCTTTTACTTCGCGGTAAAGGGCATAAAAGCCGCTATGTACCACTTATGAAGGATATCATTCCTTTCATCCACCAATATTTAGTACAAGAAGGATATGATAGGCAAGAAAAACTTAGTGAATGGTTGTTTAAGAACCATATGAAAAGCCAATTAACTAGACAGGGTATAAATTACCTTGTCGGTAAATATGCGAAACGTGCTAGAGAAATTAATTCGGAGATAATTCCAGCGGATTTTAGTCCTCACAAAATGAGACATACAACGGCTATGGGACTCGTTGATTCTGGGGTTGACCTAATTTACATACGGGATTTACTAGGTCATGTCAGTGTTAAAACTACGGAAGTTTACGCAAAAGCAGAAGTAAGCAGAAAGCGTGAAGCTATTGAAGCTGCTAGCAAGGAGATTGTTCCACCGGAAAAAGCACAATGGGATAACAATACTGATTTAAAACAGTGGCTAAAAACATTCAACCGCTGATGATTATGTAAAGATATTTGCTTAGGACTTTCGTTACTTTAAGGTCTTTTTTCAAGACTTTACATAACGAAAGTCTTAACATAACCTTTATTATGTCAAGATTAACATAATAAAGGCAAGATAGAACGGTGGTTTAAAACCCTTCATGAGCAATGGACAAATGCTATTGACTGGAACTCGTTTAAATCTATTGAAGACCTTAACGAATCTTTGAATAGCTTTGTTGAGAACAATTACAACAAAAAGGTGCATAGTTCAATCAAAATGGCGCCAATTGATAGGTTTAAAGAGGATATGCAGCGCCTTAAACTTATTCCTTCTAAACAGGAAATAGATAATATCTTTATGTATCGAGCCACTAGAAAGGTTAAGAATGATGCAACTTTATCCATAGATAATATCTTGTTTGAGGTTCCAATGAAGTATATTGGAGATAAAGTTAATGTTAGGTTTCTTCCTACTGCTTTAGATAAAGCTTTTATTTTCTCAGAAGAGGGTAAATTGCTTGATTGTATCTATCCTGTAGATAAGGTCGTAAACTCAAAAATCATCCGAGATCATAACTTAAAGCCCATAGATTTTTCAGCATTCACACCACAAATTAAGGAGGATATTTCATGTACCAAGCTTATTATGGACTAACAGCTGACCCTTTCCCTAAAGAAATGGAAGTTAAGAATAGTTTTAAGTCTAAAGACTTTGAGCAGGCTTTTAGTAGATTAGAGTACCTTAAAAGTACTAAAGGATTTGGCCTAATCACTGGTGAGCCTGGAGTTGGTAAGTCATTTTTACTTAGAAGTTTTACAGGTAGTTTAAATCCTAATTTATACAAGGTAGTCTATATACCAATTTCAACTCTTACAGTATCTGATTTTTACAGAGCACTATGTGATGGACTAGGAGTAAACCCATCCTTTAAGAAGGTACAGCTATTTAAGCAAATTCAAGAGGCTATCTATACATACCATAGTAAAAATGTTACTCCTGTGATAATTTTGGATGAGGCACAATTTCTAAAAAACTCTGTTCTTGATGATCTACGAATTATATTTAACTTTGAAATGGATTCAAAGGATTATTCAATAGTTATATTAGCTGGTCAGACTCCTTTTATTACCCAAATTAACCGACAAACTCATGAGGCCTTAAAGCAACGTATTATGGTCAATTATTATTTGAAAGGCTTATCAAGGGATGAAACAAAGGAGTACATCGTTTCGAGATTAAAGTTTGCTGGTAGATCTGACCCTATTTTCACCGAAAATGCATTTGAACTTATTTACAGTAGTACCAGTGGATGCTTACGGGTGATTAACTCATTAGCACGGTTAAGTTTGAACACGGGTGCTAGCAAAGGTCTTGCTTCAATAGATAATGAAGTTATCTTAGAAGCACAAGGTGAGATAAATATTACTGCATAAAATCTTGGTATGTCTTCTCCTTCAGGGAGGATAGAGCAATGTGGGGACACAACTCGAGCGCCTTGGAGGAGTTAAACCCTAAACTCTCCCTACCTTGGGGAGAAGGCATATCATTAAATATTAGGGGTAACTTAAAAGCGTTAAATCCTGGGGGTTAGGGGGCTAGCCCCCTTTTCCTTTTGCCTTTAAAGATATTGTATTGTGATTTTGTTATGGTTAGTTATCTTATGGAATGGCCTAATTTGACTTTTTAGGCACTTTTACTAGACAAATTAGGCTGGGAAAGAGTGAATTTCCGAGGTGGAATTAACTTGCCGTGTAACACTTATGGTCATTCTCACCATAGACTTCTTTTCAACCTCCCGGCCTATCTCTTACCATATTCCATAGTGGAACTTAGGTATGATTCAGCCGACTTCACCTGGCTTCACACACAATTGAGCTACTACTCTTTTGTGCATACAGGAGTATCAGAGGAGTAGTTTCAACACGACATGACGGTATCATTCCTACTCTCGATAAATCAGTTGTAATTTACAATTTGTAAATCCCTCCATTTCGTGCTTATGCACTTATAGGAGAACGTGTCGCACCGAAGTGGTCTTCGATTGCTCTCTTGCTTTTTCCTGTTATTATAAGAATCTCTTCAATTCCACTATCAATTGCTTCCTGTATGATATATTGAATTGTAGGCGTATCGACCAAAGGCAACATTTCTTTTGGCATAGCCTTTGTAGCTGGTAAGAATCTCGTTCCAAGGCCAGCTGCTGGTATGACTGCTTTGCGTACTTTCATTTTAAAGTTGTCCCCCTTCTTTAAGTATTGGGCTGTATTTATAGTAGCCCTTCTATGTTTAAATAGCCCTAAACGGTGTTAGGGCTTTAAATATTTTATCTATTGTTCTGTTCAAATCTCCAAGCATCTCTAACCATACCTTCTATAGTAAGTTCTGCCTTCCACTCAAGTTCTCTCTCTGCTTTACTTGCATCAGCATAGCATATAGCAATATCCCCAGAACGTCTACCTACTATCTCATATGGAACGTCAATCTCGTTTACCTTCATAAAAGCATTAACAAGTTCCAGTACAGAAGTTCCTCTGCCTGTGCCCAAGTTAAATATATTTATACCTTTATCTAAGTTTTCAATGGCCTTTACATGTCCCTTTGCTAAATCAACTACATGGATATAGTCACGAACTCCAGTGCCATCTATTGTATCATAGTCATTTCCAAAAACGCTTAACTTCTCCAATTGTCCTTTTGCTACCTTGGTCACGAAAGGCATAAGATTATTAGGAATACCACTAGGATCTTCCCCTATCAATCCACTCTCATGGGCACCTACTGGGTTGAAATAACGAAGTAAAGAAACAGAAAAGTTATTGTTAGCCTTCGCCGTATCTGTTAAGATCCGCTCGCTCATAGCCTTCGTTTCACCATATGGATTGGTAGTCTTCTTAAGCTCCATTTCTTCCTTAAGTGGAGAAGGCTGATCACCATATACGGTTGCAGATGAACTGAATACAAACTTTCCAACTCCATACTTTACACACATTTTGCTAAGCACCATTGTAGAAACCAAGTTATTGTAGTAATACTCTAGTGGCTTGGAAACAGACTCACCTACGGCCTTAAGACCAGCGAAGTGAATCACACCATCAATTTCATGATTATTGAAGATTTCCTCTAACTTTACTTCATCCGTCACATCAATTTGATAGAAAATCGGTTTAATGTCTGTTATTGTAGATAGCTTGTCCAACACCTCTATTTTTGAGTTACAAAGGTTATCCGCTATGAGTACAGTATGGTTATTTTTAATTAGTTCTATTGTTGTATGGCTGCCGATAAAGCCTAGGCCTCCGGTTACTAATATGTTCATTTGTTGTGGTCACCTCCTATTTTAAGCAACACCTCTGCCAAGTTTTTTCTTAAGTGACGCTACTAAAACATCCACTTCTTCTATTTTCATAAAATATATAACTACAAAATATGAAATTGCACCGATAAAAATCGCCATTAATAGCGATGCATTTTGTGTCGAAATATTTGTCAGGTAATTGAAGCTAATTTTAGAGGCTAATCCCATAACCATTGAAGAAAATAAAACTTTTAGAAATGAAATGCTAATTTGCTTCATGCCAAATGGCCCTATCTTTCTTCTCAAGCTTATGAATAAAAGTAGGGCTGTAATTGTAGCGGATATACTTGTTGCTAAGGCAAGACCTCCAATACCTAGATATCTTGATAATATAATATTTAAAAAAATATTTATAACCATTCCAATAGAGGCATTAATCACAGGTGTCTTAGTATCTTGCATAGAATAAAATGGCCGCGAAAGTATTTGTCTTAAACCTATTCCGGTCATGCCTAAAGCATAAAAAAACAAAGCATTAGATGTCATTTCTATAGCTTGTGTGTCAAAAGCTCCTCTCCCAAACAAGGTTTCTATAATGGGAGTAGAAAATATCATTGCTCCTAAAGTGCATGGCATTATTAACATAGATGTTCCAACAATAGCTTCTGATAATGTTTTCTTTAGATCTTTATATTTGTTTTCTACTGCCATTTTTGAGATCAGTGGATACATAGCTGTAGATATTGAAACAACAATAATACCTTGAACAAATCCATTTAATCTCTGTGCATAATTTAATGCCGATATACCACCAGTAGCAAGCTGCGAAGCTATTGTTCTATCAACTATTACATTTATATCGTTTACCGCAACCCCTAAAATAACTGGAAGAGCTAAATACATCATATTCTTTATTTGAGGGTTTTTAATATCTATTATTTTTTTATATCTGAAACTTTTCTTATATATCGAAGGTATCAAAAAAACAAACTGAGCTAAAACAGATAAAACAACGCCTACCGCTAATAAAATCACACTTGTATAGTAACTTAATATTATTGACAAAACTATAATGATATTCATAGGGAAGCCAATTAAAGCAGGAGTCACATAATTTCCTTTTATTTGAAGAAATGAATTAAAAACATATACTAAAGAAGTGAAATAGATTCCTAATAGACTAACCCTTGTAAATCTTATTGCCAAGGCTAATGTCTCACCTTCAAAACCCGAAGCAAAAATAAAAACTATTTGTTTTGTGAATATCAGTCCCAAAAAAACAATAATTGTACTTACTATCATCAACAGGTTAACTAAATTATTTGTATAGTTATTCGCTTCACCTTCACCGCTATGTTTTTCTATTTTAGTGTACATAGGTATAAAAGCCGTGGAAATAGCGCTACCTATAAATGCAAATACAACAGTCGGAATTGTCATAGATATAATATAAGCATCACTAATATTTGAGGCCCCATAAAAATATGCTAAAATTATCTCTCTTCCAAACCCAATAACTTTAGATATAATTGATATTAAAATTAATAGAATTGCTGTTTTTTTCATTCGCTTGCATTCTCCTTTATTTTAAAGAAGAAATTTTATTTTTCTCCCCCTTATAATTTATTTAACTCCACTTGAATTATCATCATTTTTCATTATCTTATCCAAAACACTTCTCAACTTTGTTGAAGATGTTCCTTGAGTATAAGGAAAATAAACAATGTCTACTCCTACTTCGCCAAATTGTCGCTCAAATTCATTCCATTTGTCCGTACCCTTCCAGTCACTTCCTACAAACATTACATCAAACTTATACTTATCCCACGCCACCATTTTATCCATACTTTCTTGGGATACGACTTGATCAACAAATTTAATACTTTCTACTATCGCCATCCGTTCTTCATGAGGTATAATAGCTTTTTTATTTTTATATGATACTAATTCATCTGTCGTAACTCCAACAATTAAATACTCACATTGCTCCTTTGCTTTTTTCAATATATTAAGATGTCCAATATGAAACATATCATATACTCCTGTTGTATAGCCTACTTTGTATTTTTTCAAAATTATTCCTCCCTATATAATCTTATTTTTTCTTTCATTTACTCTTGTTTTCTTAGCTTTTTAATTTATTTATTTAACTTTAAAGAAACAGCATCAGATAAAAGGACGGTAATTGGAGCTTAGGCCTGTTTTTTGGGTACAGCAAACAAAACGTCATTAAATTACATTTTATTTCAGCGGTGTATACCCACTTCCTCCATGGTAGCAAACCTCCCATGTCTAACAGGGTCATGCCCTCAATTCCTTCGTTCCGCTTATCCATGTATGGGTGTCTGTATGCTCCTTTACCGAGTCATGCTCTGATGGAAAAATAATTGACTACCTGCTGTTTCTTTATAGTTGTAAGGAAATTGCTCAAATTAGGCGTTATTTCTAACGGACGCTGTCCTAATTCATATGTGGTTGAGCATAGCTAAGCTGCTAGTTGAATGTTAGGTCTTCTGATGTCTGTGATAAGTCGTTGTGCACTATACTCTTCATTCTTTGTTAATATGGCAAATAAGACCCTTATCAGTTTACAGCATATTGCTACTATCGACTGCTTTTTTTTCAGTGGGTTGTGCTTTCTGGTTGTGTAATAGTGATGAATTGAGCTAAATTCTTTGTTTTTTCCTACTAGTGGCATGGCGGCCTGAAACAGTATGGCTCTTAAACGTTTCCTGCCACGCTTGCTAATAGTTGTTTGTCCTTTATGTTTACCTGAGCTGCTTTCTTTAAGTGCAAGGCCAGCCAGTTTCTGAATCTGCTTAGGTGAGTCAAAGCGCCTTATATCACCCACTTCCCCTAGGAAGCTAGAAATCGTGACTAGTCCTATCCCTTTAATCTCAAGTATTTTATCAACACCTGGTATTTCTGCACACAACCTCTCTATCATCTCTAAGATAATCTCATATTGCTTAACTTTATTATGATAGTCTTCAAGTAACATCCTTAGCTCAAGCTTGGCTGCTTCAAGACCTTGTGTGACCCCTACACTACTTTTAGCTGCATTATACAAGCTCGTGGCTCTCTTTATCCCAACAGCTCTTAGTTTGCGTTGACGCCATAACTGGTTAATCCCTTCTGCTCCAAGTTCTACTAGATCTTTTGGCAAAGGACTATTTTCTAGTACTATTAGGCTTGCTGCGCCATCAAAAGCTCCAAACACCTTCTTATATTCTGGAAAATAACACTTTATCCAGCGTTCCATCCTATTTTTAATCATGCTTAATTCTTTTGTAATTCTAATTCTATTAACTGTTGCAATTCGTAGTTCCGCATAAACCCCTTCTGGCATATATGGCTCATTAAACCTTCCTTCTATGACTAGCTTAGCTATTGTTTTAGGATCCTTAGCATCTGTCTTTGATGGATGGTTATCATCAAGCTCTTTACTTCTTTTTACATGAAATGGGTTTACTAAAACCAGTTTAATTTTGTTCTTCTTCAGACTTTCACCTAGGCTAAACCAGTAATGGCCAGTGGGTTCAGCACCAACTAAAATGTCTGTCTTGCTAGCTCTGTTTTTAATTTTTTCTAACCAAGCATAGAACCTGTAAAATCCCTCTTCACTGTTGTGAAATTTAAATACCTTATCTAGTTCTATGCCCCTCCAGTCAAAGGCTCTAGCATAGTGTATTTCACTTGCTATATCGACACCTATGACAATTGTTTCTTCTTTTACTTGATTAATTTTGTTATTTTGGTTAAAATTCATTAGTAGGACCTCCAATAAAATGATTTTATTTCACTGGCCAGTGTTTAATTTCATTTTACTGCGAGGTTTCTTTTTATGCAAAGCTTAAATTTAGTTAATTACAGGAATGCTCCTTTGATATGTTAACCTTTATCATCTTACAAAACTAAATTATCTTTGATATTTCTTATAATATCTTTTGACAAACTTATATCTACTTCGTCCCCTGCTAAACTTGGTATTCCTGGCCAACCTGAATCAACCCATGATTTATTATTAAATTTGACTTCATCTTTATACCTAGGAATAACATGATAATGTACTTGTTTGTCTATCATCATTAGCATTAGGTAATTTATTTTGTCATAGTCAAAAGCATTTTGTAATGTCTGTTCAATTACCTTAATAACATTATAAAGATCTGAAAATTCTTCTTGCTTCAACTCACTAAAATTCCAACACTCTCTTTTTAATGATAATACACCTGCCCCGAGAGTACTCTGAACTGGTCGTAGTGACCAAAGCCAATACTCAGTTTCATAAATTGATAATTCATCCGTTTTGAACTTATGTGTAAAATCCGAAATTACACTACTCATATCCTCACCCCTAAGTATTCTTTAAAATTTTTATGTGATAGTTTTTATTTTTTCAACTAATTGCATTGAGGCAGTTCCATCCTCATACAAATTAATTTCTTTTGAAAATTTATCAAGTTTTCTTTTATAAGTCTCTTCATTAAATAACCTTATATTATATAGCAACTCTTCATCGGTCTTAGAAAAATCAAAAGGTAATTGATCAAAGCTAAAGTACATTTCTCTTTCATTATTTAAATACTCCTCAATATCTTTACCGTGTAAAAAGCATGGTTTACCTGCTATAGCCATGTCGAACATTGAAGATGAGTAATCTGTAATAAGAATATCAATCGCACATAGGAGTTCCTGCATATCATCATAATTCGTTGCATTCAAAACTTTGTCACTATATTCCATGGATTCTGACAAAGAAGATACATTTGGATGTAATCTTACCAGAAAAAACCAATCCTCTCCATGTTTTTCTTCTAGTATTTTAAGTATTTTTTTATATTCTAAAGTATAAGTTTCTGGAGAGTTGTTTCTTCTGAAAGTAGGTGCAAATAGTATTATTTTCGACTTAGAAGCTAGGCCAAAATAATTCATAACCTTTTCTTTTATATCCTTACCATCCTGAAAAAACAAATCACATCTAGGCGTTCCTGTTTTAAGAATTTCACCGTCATACCAAAAAGAATTCCTATATATATTCCAACTGAAGTCGCAGCCAGAAGTTATTAAATCTGTATTTTTGGAGTCCTTTATTGCAGATTTAACATACTCAGAACTTAACGCTAACCCTGCATCTTTCTCAATTTTTTTCAATCTTAATGGGCTATGCCATGTCTGAATATAATATTGTCCTTTTCTTTTAATTGGATAAAATTCTTTTCTACTATTATCAATCCATACTTTAGCTGTTGCCATTTCATACAACGCTTTAATAGATTTATACTTTACAACTCTTATTTCATTCGGAACTTCCGTTTTTCCTATCAAATCACTTTTTAACATCCAGACTAAATCGTAATCTAAGCCTTGCTTTAATATTTCTTCGCATATATATTTCGCATTATCTCCATATCCTTTGCCATAATAGTTTGATATTATAATTTTTTTATTTTCGATAGGTTTAACTAAAAAACACAATGAGCAAATAAGATAAACTTTCTTTAATATAATCCTGGCTATTTTATATGTTTTCCTAGCCATTGTATTAATTACAGGATATTTAATTAGCTGATGTTTTATTTGATTTTTTCTTAATTCATTCATTGAAAATTCCTCCTTCCGAACCTTTAGAAAGGTTTTCTTGTCGATTCCGGTATGTTTCTATGGAATATCTGTATAATAAAAGAACTACAAAATAAAATGCTTCGTTATATAAAATTGATAAGGAATTCATCTGTATAAACATTGCTATAAATGTTATAAAAATAAACTTTGTTTCTTGATTATTTTTCATAATTAAAAATGACTGCTTTATAATCAAAAACCAGAAAATAAAATAAATTGTAATTCCAACTACTCCTGTTTCAACCAAGACTTCTAATAATGAATTATGAACATATACAGCTCTTGAGAAATTTTCTAAGTTGTACTCCCTTATAGAGTTAATTCCTATTCCAAAAATAGGGTTTTCAAGAAAAGTATTAATCGCATTTGACCATATTGTTAATCTTCCACTTCCTCCGTCAACAGAAAAACTACTAAATCTACTAATTATATAGTTGTATGGGTTAATTGTCAGTTTATTCCCTGCAAATATTAAAGTAAATAATGCAAAAATACTAGTAATTAGAACTTTTAATTTTTTCTTAAGTCCTTTAGCTAATATAAAGATTAAAAGCAAACCAAACCCAAGTGCTAAATA comes from Alkalicella caledoniensis and encodes:
- a CDS encoding tyrosine-type recombinase/integrase, translating into MKSTDFAMYLNKYFTVYLPNVKGMTPLTIDSYRYTFILFLTCLQEELNISANRVQMSDLSYKNVLLFLEWLQKQRLNSISTRNQRQAAINSFVRFLMYEFPECLDNYQRIVGIPIKKAPQKEISYMKTDGVKLMMSQIDVASSGGLRDYVMLSLLYTTGMRVSELISIRVKDLSLYEPYTLLLRGKGHKSRYVPLMKDIIPFIHQYLVQEGYDRQEKLSEWLFKNHMKSQLTRQGINYLVGKYAKRAREINSEIIPADFSPHKMRHTTAMGLVDSGVDLIYIRDLLGHVSVKTTEVYAKAEVSRKREAIEAASKEIVPPEKAQWDNNTDLKQWLKTFNR
- a CDS encoding Mu transposase C-terminal domain-containing protein — protein: MNSFVENNYNKKVHSSIKMAPIDRFKEDMQRLKLIPSKQEIDNIFMYRATRKVKNDATLSIDNILFEVPMKYIGDKVNVRFLPTALDKAFIFSEEGKLLDCIYPVDKVVNSKIIRDHNLKPIDFSAFTPQIKEDISCTKLIMD
- a CDS encoding ExeA family protein; amino-acid sequence: MYQAYYGLTADPFPKEMEVKNSFKSKDFEQAFSRLEYLKSTKGFGLITGEPGVGKSFLLRSFTGSLNPNLYKVVYIPISTLTVSDFYRALCDGLGVNPSFKKVQLFKQIQEAIYTYHSKNVTPVIILDEAQFLKNSVLDDLRIIFNFEMDSKDYSIVILAGQTPFITQINRQTHEALKQRIMVNYYLKGLSRDETKEYIVSRLKFAGRSDPIFTENAFELIYSSTSGCLRVINSLARLSLNTGASKGLASIDNEVILEAQGEINITA
- the galE gene encoding UDP-glucose 4-epimerase GalE, which encodes MNILVTGGLGFIGSHTTIELIKNNHTVLIADNLCNSKIEVLDKLSTITDIKPIFYQIDVTDEVKLEEIFNNHEIDGVIHFAGLKAVGESVSKPLEYYYNNLVSTMVLSKMCVKYGVGKFVFSSSATVYGDQPSPLKEEMELKKTTNPYGETKAMSERILTDTAKANNNFSVSLLRYFNPVGAHESGLIGEDPSGIPNNLMPFVTKVAKGQLEKLSVFGNDYDTIDGTGVRDYIHVVDLAKGHVKAIENLDKGINIFNLGTGRGTSVLELVNAFMKVNEIDVPYEIVGRRSGDIAICYADASKAERELEWKAELTIEGMVRDAWRFEQNNR
- the murJ gene encoding murein biosynthesis integral membrane protein MurJ; protein product: MKKTAILLILISIISKVIGFGREIILAYFYGASNISDAYIISMTIPTVVFAFIGSAISTAFIPMYTKIEKHSGEGEANNYTNNLVNLLMIVSTIIVFLGLIFTKQIVFIFASGFEGETLALAIRFTRVSLLGIYFTSLVYVFNSFLQIKGNYVTPALIGFPMNIIIVLSIILSYYTSVILLAVGVVLSVLAQFVFLIPSIYKKSFRYKKIIDIKNPQIKNMMYLALPVILGVAVNDINVIVDRTIASQLATGGISALNYAQRLNGFVQGIIVVSISTAMYPLISKMAVENKYKDLKKTLSEAIVGTSMLIMPCTLGAMIFSTPIIETLFGRGAFDTQAIEMTSNALFFYALGMTGIGLRQILSRPFYSMQDTKTPVINASIGMVINIFLNIILSRYLGIGGLALATSISATITALLLFISLRRKIGPFGMKQISISFLKVLFSSMVMGLASKISFNYLTNISTQNASLLMAIFIGAISYFVVIYFMKIEEVDVLVASLKKKLGRGVA
- a CDS encoding adenylyltransferase/cytidyltransferase family protein — encoded protein: MKKYKVGYTTGVYDMFHIGHLNILKKAKEQCEYLIVGVTTDELVSYKNKKAIIPHEERMAIVESIKFVDQVVSQESMDKMVAWDKYKFDVMFVGSDWKGTDKWNEFERQFGEVGVDIVYFPYTQGTSSTKLRSVLDKIMKNDDNSSGVK
- a CDS encoding IS110 family transposase encodes the protein MNFNQNNKINQVKEETIVIGVDIASEIHYARAFDWRGIELDKVFKFHNSEEGFYRFYAWLEKIKNRASKTDILVGAEPTGHYWFSLGESLKKNKIKLVLVNPFHVKRSKELDDNHPSKTDAKDPKTIAKLVIEGRFNEPYMPEGVYAELRIATVNRIRITKELSMIKNRMERWIKCYFPEYKKVFGAFDGAASLIVLENSPLPKDLVELGAEGINQLWRQRKLRAVGIKRATSLYNAAKSSVGVTQGLEAAKLELRMLLEDYHNKVKQYEIILEMIERLCAEIPGVDKILEIKGIGLVTISSFLGEVGDIRRFDSPKQIQKLAGLALKESSSGKHKGQTTISKRGRKRLRAILFQAAMPLVGKNKEFSSIHHYYTTRKHNPLKKKQSIVAICCKLIRVLFAILTKNEEYSAQRLITDIRRPNIQLAA
- a CDS encoding HIT family protein; amino-acid sequence: MSSVISDFTHKFKTDELSIYETEYWLWSLRPVQSTLGAGVLSLKRECWNFSELKQEEFSDLYNVIKVIEQTLQNAFDYDKINYLMLMMIDKQVHYHVIPRYKDEVKFNNKSWVDSGWPGIPSLAGDEVDISLSKDIIRNIKDNLVL
- a CDS encoding CDP-glycerol glycerophosphotransferase family protein; translation: MNELRKNQIKHQLIKYPVINTMARKTYKIARIILKKVYLICSLCFLVKPIENKKIIISNYYGKGYGDNAKYICEEILKQGLDYDLVWMLKSDLIGKTEVPNEIRVVKYKSIKALYEMATAKVWIDNSRKEFYPIKRKGQYYIQTWHSPLRLKKIEKDAGLALSSEYVKSAIKDSKNTDLITSGCDFSWNIYRNSFWYDGEILKTGTPRCDLFFQDGKDIKEKVMNYFGLASKSKIILFAPTFRRNNSPETYTLEYKKILKILEEKHGEDWFFLVRLHPNVSSLSESMEYSDKVLNATNYDDMQELLCAIDILITDYSSSMFDMAIAGKPCFLHGKDIEEYLNNEREMYFSFDQLPFDFSKTDEELLYNIRLFNEETYKRKLDKFSKEINLYEDGTASMQLVEKIKTIT